One Hippoglossus hippoglossus isolate fHipHip1 chromosome 13, fHipHip1.pri, whole genome shotgun sequence genomic window carries:
- the scg2a gene encoding secretogranin-2 produces the protein MLSLPETSTRSKLFLICFTNLPLILLFLNSSSVHGVPLRERKLWGSESGYQRGSVPLAPNVDMIKALEYIESLRQRSGTDSQQHSPLSAGYDANHMDDAEKLRAMLRLASNPTQGKDEDEEEEEGREDKSEELLQAVLSTLQQTEKASKLDSLHPSAEGEGIKDSVYPRVQQKQQGIPLHKKLPLMFEDEEEGEGGEEGEDERPGKEHESHFKRTNENVEEKYTPQNLATLQSVFDEMDKLTSAKTMHKRQDEEDDMENEDEEEEEDDDMFKVRNVAYDDVGGDVALDWGPLQEREEEEEEEGGDKHDIDRGLDYVDDNDEEVHDDDEEEEDEGYPVKRSNDPDDVANLVDYYLLKVLEKTEEEEQKREIEEEEEKQRTERRAAQTQYRDDIFPRTIYEFIQISQKYQIPPEDLMDMLKTGEMMNQIKSQKMSKLNRAQNLLSQISSKKIHKIPEATFYSRRLPDTHKSPEELRTEEILKILGLGATDDRAPVRTQKQYKSSLSRLHTQPARGLGESTPTQRRFPSTLKNNYDNTMAEDELAAYLAAQMPAQYLNPTYSRSSKSSQKRDEAGQSMTGSFEQAIQDYFGHMDSDKSPNEKRQSEDAERGGGTQMQDFENEAVMKLLSYLNPETEESDKDGKSVQGYK, from the coding sequence ATGCTGTCACTCCCAGAGACCTCCACCAGGAGCAAACTCTTCCTCATTTGTTTTACCAACCTCCCCCTAATCCTCCTCTTCCTAAATTCCTCTAGTGTTCATGGGGTGCCACTCAGAGAGCGCAAACTGTGGGGAAGTGAATCAGGCTACCAGAGAGGAAGTGTCCCCCTGGCTCCTAACGTTGACATGATTAAAGCCTTGGAGTACATCGAGAGCCTCCGTCAGAGAAGCGGCACAGACTCCCAGCAGCACAGCCCTCTCTCTGCGGGCTACGATGCCAACCACATGGATGATGCAGAGAAGCTACGTGCAATGCTGAGACTGGCTTCTAACCCTACGCAGGgtaaagatgaagatgaggaagaagaggaaggaagggaggacaAGAGTGAAGAGCTGCTCCAGGCCGTGCTCAGCACACTCCAGCAGACAGAAAAGGCATCCAAGCTAGATTCACTTCACCCAAGTGCAGAAGGAGAAGGCATAAAGGACAGCGTGTATCCCAGGGTGCAGCAGAAGCAACAGGGCATCCCGCTCCACAAGAAGCTGCCGCTAATGTtcgaggatgaggaggagggtgaggggggtgaggaaggggaggatgagcGGCCAGGTAAAGAGCATGAGAGCCACTTCAAACGCACCAATGAGAACGTGGAGGAGAAGTATACACCTCAGAATCTGGCAACGCTACAGTCTGTGTTCGACGAAATGGACAAGCTGACTAGTGCCAAGACCATGCACAAGCGccaagatgaggaagatgacaTGGAGaatgaggacgaggaggaggaagaggatgatgataTGTTTAAGGTGAGGAATGTGGCGTACGATGACGTAGGAGGGGACGTCGCACTTGACTGGGGTCCACTGCAAGAacgggaggaggaagaggaagaggaggggggtgatAAACATGATATTGACCGAGGGCTTGATTATGTTGACGACAATGACGAAGAAGTGCAtgacgatgatgaagaggaggaggatgaaggttACCCAGTCAAGAGGTCAAACGATCCAGACGATGTTGCCAACCTAGTGGACTATTACCTTCTGAAAGTGctggagaaaacagaggaagaagagcagaaaCGAGagatagaggaagaggaggagaagcagaggactgagaggagagcagctcaGACACAGTACAGAGATGACATATTCCCACGAACCATCTACGAGTTCATTCAGATCTCCCAAAAATACCAGATCCCACCTGAAGACCTGATGGACATGCTCAAAACTGGTGAAATGATGAATCAAATCAAGTCACAAAAGATGAGCAAATTAAACAGAGCACAAAACCTGCTCTCTCAGATATCCAGCAAGAAGATACACAAGATTCCTGAGGCTACATTCTACAGCAGACGCCTGCCCGACACTCACAAATCCCCAGAGGAGCTGAGGACAGAGGAAATCCTCAAAATCCTGGGGTTAGGGGCCACGGACGACCGAGCTCCTGTCAGAACGCAGAAGCAGTACAAGAGCTCGCTGTCACGACTTCACACTCAGCCTGCGCGAGGTTTGGGGGAATCCACTCCCACGCAGCGGCGCTTTCCCAGCACATTAAAGAACAACTACGACAACACCATGGCTGAGGATGAGCTGGCAGCGTATTTGGCAGCTCAGATGCCGGCACAGTATCTGAACCCCACGTACAGCAGAAGCAGCAAGTCGAGCCAGAAGCGTGACGAGGCTGGACAGAGCATGACGGGCTCTTTTGAACAGGCCATACAAGACTATTTTGGTCACATGGACTCAGATAAAAGCCCGAATGAAAAGAGACAGTCTGAGGACGCCGAGAGGGGAGGGGGCACGCAAATGCAAGACTTTGAAAATGAGGCCGTGATGAAACTGCTGAGCTACCTGAACCCAGAAACTGAAGAAAGTGATAAAGATGGGAAAAGTGTCCAGGGATATAAATAa